In Streptomyces nojiriensis, one genomic interval encodes:
- a CDS encoding ATP-binding SpoIIE family protein phosphatase → MNFTRWSARFPGTQRRAAARSEHAAAQAKRGEGAVPAARGGRADPGAERSTPADGRPADPTVSGSGSTGTGTGTPASPAASPPRRTGVLTTVPSLDELSVREVLGRLPALVALVHGPEHRVAYVNDAYTAGFGARTPGAPAHEALPELGELGLLPLLDQVQRSGKSRTAKNRTAPGGGSSYTVTCTPVEFPESDTEGEPDPHHTGVLIHLADVTDHAEAVERLRASERRQREAAVTLQRSLLPQELEQPDDLRIAATYQPGGTEAAVGGDWYDVITLGAGRTALVIGDVMGRGVRAAAVMGQLRTAVRAYARLDLPPHEVLQLLDGLAAEIDASQIATCVYAVHDPNEGLLAYASAGHLPILVRDEDGTVRRAADPTGPPLGTGGWLHTSGTIALGPGSTAVLYTDGLVERRGEDIDEGVAALERALSGAQGTPAVICDRLMRALGVDADHDDDVAVMVLQQPARTGSDAELFHNAALELLGGIEAAPRARAFAQGVLASWRFPVELCDLGVLAASELVANSLQHGTPPMRLRLRRTDRRLIIEVTDGDDHLPRRRRAEPADETGRGISIVATIASSWGSRRTPGGGKAVWCEFALPDK, encoded by the coding sequence GTGAACTTCACGCGCTGGAGCGCCCGGTTCCCCGGAACGCAGCGCCGCGCCGCCGCCCGGTCCGAACACGCCGCCGCCCAGGCCAAGCGAGGTGAAGGCGCGGTCCCGGCAGCCCGCGGCGGCCGCGCCGACCCCGGAGCCGAGCGCTCCACGCCCGCCGACGGCCGACCCGCCGACCCCACCGTCTCCGGAAGCGGCAGCACGGGCACCGGCACCGGCACGCCCGCGTCCCCGGCCGCGTCCCCGCCCCGGCGGACGGGCGTCCTCACCACCGTGCCCTCCCTCGACGAGCTCTCCGTACGCGAGGTCCTCGGCCGGCTCCCGGCCCTGGTCGCCCTCGTCCACGGCCCCGAGCACCGCGTCGCCTACGTCAACGACGCCTACACCGCCGGCTTCGGCGCCCGCACCCCCGGCGCCCCGGCCCACGAGGCCCTGCCCGAACTCGGCGAGCTCGGCCTCCTCCCGCTCCTCGACCAGGTCCAGCGCAGCGGCAAGTCCCGCACCGCGAAGAACCGCACCGCACCGGGCGGCGGCAGCTCGTACACCGTCACCTGCACCCCCGTCGAGTTCCCCGAGTCCGACACCGAGGGCGAGCCCGACCCCCACCACACCGGCGTCCTGATCCACCTCGCCGACGTCACCGACCACGCCGAAGCCGTCGAGCGCCTCCGTGCCAGCGAGCGCCGCCAGCGCGAGGCCGCCGTCACCCTCCAGCGCTCCCTGCTCCCCCAGGAGCTGGAACAGCCCGACGACCTGCGGATCGCCGCCACCTACCAGCCCGGCGGCACCGAGGCGGCCGTCGGCGGCGACTGGTACGACGTCATCACCCTCGGCGCCGGCCGCACCGCCCTCGTCATCGGCGACGTCATGGGCCGCGGCGTGCGCGCCGCCGCCGTCATGGGCCAGCTGCGCACGGCCGTCCGTGCCTACGCCCGCCTCGACCTGCCCCCGCACGAGGTGCTCCAGCTCCTCGACGGCCTCGCCGCCGAGATCGACGCCAGCCAGATCGCCACCTGCGTCTACGCCGTCCACGACCCCAACGAGGGCCTGCTCGCGTACGCCTCCGCCGGCCACCTCCCGATCCTGGTCCGCGACGAGGACGGCACCGTACGCAGAGCCGCCGACCCCACCGGCCCACCGCTCGGCACCGGCGGCTGGCTGCACACCTCGGGCACCATCGCGCTCGGCCCCGGCTCCACCGCCGTCCTCTACACCGACGGCCTGGTCGAACGCCGAGGCGAGGACATCGACGAAGGCGTCGCGGCCCTCGAACGCGCCCTCTCCGGCGCCCAGGGCACCCCGGCCGTCATCTGCGACCGCCTGATGCGCGCCCTCGGCGTGGACGCCGACCACGACGACGACGTCGCCGTGATGGTCCTCCAGCAGCCGGCCCGCACCGGATCGGACGCCGAGCTCTTCCACAACGCCGCCCTGGAACTCCTCGGCGGCATCGAGGCGGCCCCGCGCGCCCGGGCCTTCGCCCAGGGCGTCCTCGCCTCCTGGCGGTTCCCCGTCGAGCTCTGCGACCTCGGCGTCCTGGCCGCCAGCGAGCTCGTCGCGAACTCCCTCCAGCACGGCACCCCGCCCATGCGCCTAAGGCTGCGCCGCACCGACCGCCGGCTGATCATCGAGGTCACCGACGGGGACGACCACCTCCCGCGCCGCCGCCGCGCCGAACCGGCCGACGAGACCGGCCGCGGCATCTCGATCGTCGCGACCATCGCCTCCTCGTGGGGCTCCCGCCGCACACCGGGCGGCGGCAAGGCCGTCTGGTGCGAGTTCGCCCTGCCGGACAAGTAG
- a CDS encoding NAD(P)/FAD-dependent oxidoreductase, which translates to MVKAANSRGTAPGTPPRTRILIVGGGYVGMYTALRLQRKLRAGEAEVTVVTAEPYMTYQPFLPEAAAGAISPRHVVVPLRRVLGKCRIVIGEAQRIDHAKRTVTVKTLATADEGTGPVEMEYDELVLAPGSISRTLPVPGLADYGIGFKTVEEAIGLRNHVIEQMDIASSTRDPALRDAALTFVFVGGGFAGVEALGELEDMARYAARYYHNIKPEDMKWVLVEASDRILPEVGPEMGVYTVRELRRRNIDVRLETRLESCENRVAVLSDGARFPTRTVVWTAGVKPHPILAASDLPKNEHGRLACTSFLTIEGVEHAWAAGDAAAVPDITAGEKGRDCAPNAQHAVRQAKVLADNLLAALRDEVLTEYAHKYAGSVASLGLHRGVAHIYGRKLKAYPAWFMHRAYHLSRVPSFNRKMRVLAEWTLSGLFKREIVSLGSLEHPRAEFELAAGGGPKPPPPPPAPNPPQNGQG; encoded by the coding sequence ATGGTGAAGGCTGCTAACTCCCGGGGCACGGCCCCCGGTACCCCGCCCCGTACGCGCATCCTGATCGTCGGCGGCGGCTACGTCGGCATGTATACGGCGCTCCGCCTCCAGCGAAAGCTGAGAGCCGGCGAAGCCGAGGTCACGGTGGTCACCGCCGAGCCCTACATGACGTACCAGCCCTTCCTCCCCGAAGCGGCCGCGGGCGCGATCTCCCCCCGTCACGTCGTGGTCCCGCTGCGCCGCGTCCTCGGCAAGTGCCGCATCGTCATCGGCGAGGCCCAGCGCATCGACCACGCCAAACGGACCGTGACCGTCAAGACCCTCGCCACAGCCGACGAGGGCACCGGCCCCGTCGAGATGGAGTACGACGAACTCGTCCTCGCCCCGGGCTCCATCTCCCGCACCCTCCCCGTCCCGGGACTCGCCGACTACGGCATCGGATTCAAAACGGTCGAAGAGGCCATCGGACTGCGCAACCACGTCATCGAACAGATGGACATCGCCTCCTCCACCCGCGATCCCGCCCTCCGCGACGCCGCCCTCACCTTCGTCTTCGTCGGCGGCGGTTTCGCGGGCGTCGAAGCCCTCGGCGAGCTGGAGGACATGGCCCGTTACGCGGCGCGGTACTACCACAACATCAAGCCCGAGGACATGAAGTGGGTCCTCGTCGAGGCCAGTGACCGGATCCTCCCCGAGGTCGGCCCCGAGATGGGCGTCTACACGGTCCGCGAACTGCGCCGACGCAACATCGACGTACGCCTGGAGACCCGGCTCGAATCCTGCGAGAACCGCGTCGCCGTCCTCAGCGACGGCGCCCGCTTCCCCACCCGCACCGTCGTATGGACCGCCGGCGTCAAACCACACCCCATCCTGGCCGCCTCCGACCTCCCCAAGAACGAACACGGCCGCCTGGCCTGCACCTCCTTCCTCACCATCGAAGGAGTCGAGCACGCCTGGGCCGCGGGCGACGCCGCCGCCGTCCCCGACATCACCGCCGGCGAGAAGGGCCGCGACTGCGCCCCCAACGCCCAGCACGCCGTCCGCCAGGCCAAGGTCCTCGCCGACAACCTCCTCGCCGCCCTCCGCGACGAGGTCCTGACCGAGTACGCCCACAAGTACGCGGGCTCGGTCGCCTCGCTCGGCCTGCACCGGGGCGTCGCCCACATCTACGGCCGCAAGCTCAAGGCCTACCCGGCCTGGTTCATGCACCGCGCCTACCACCTCAGCCGCGTTCCGAGCTTCAACCGCAAAATGCGCGTCCTTGCCGAATGGACCCTCTCCGGCCTCTTCAAGCGTGAGATCGTCTCCCTGGGTTCCCTCGAACACCCCAGGGCAGAATTCGAACTGGCCGCAGGCGGCGGCCCCAAGCCCCCTCCACCTCCCCCCGCCCCCAACCCCCCGCAGAACGGCCAGGGCTGA
- a CDS encoding TetR/AcrR family transcriptional regulator, which produces MNISDFHGSATALSVESNGRGIASGTTHGVGRSTPLRVDAQRNLEHVLRAAREVFGELGYGAPMEDVARRARVGVGTVYRRFPSKDVLVRRIAEEETARLTEQAKAALGQEEEPWQALSRFLRTSVASGAGRLLPPQVLRVGSAAEDEAEEAEAARVPHQRQAVPAAGAPDLRVVGTRGSVENEPSDDAGAGALLEVVGRLVHRAREAGELRADVTVADVLLVIATAAPALPDPAQQAAASTRLLDILLEGLRSRTV; this is translated from the coding sequence ATGAACATTTCCGATTTCCATGGTTCTGCGACCGCGCTCTCGGTCGAGAGCAACGGACGCGGCATCGCGAGCGGCACCACGCACGGTGTGGGCCGGTCCACGCCGCTGCGCGTCGACGCCCAGCGCAACCTGGAGCACGTCCTGCGGGCGGCCCGTGAGGTCTTCGGCGAGCTGGGCTACGGGGCTCCGATGGAGGACGTGGCTCGCCGCGCCCGGGTCGGTGTCGGCACCGTGTACCGGCGCTTCCCGAGCAAGGACGTCCTCGTGCGGCGCATAGCCGAGGAGGAGACCGCGCGACTGACCGAGCAGGCCAAGGCCGCGCTGGGCCAGGAGGAGGAGCCGTGGCAGGCGCTGTCGCGCTTCCTGCGCACCTCCGTGGCCTCGGGCGCCGGGCGGCTGCTGCCGCCGCAGGTCCTGCGGGTCGGCTCGGCCGCAGAGGACGAGGCCGAGGAGGCGGAAGCCGCTCGGGTTCCGCACCAGCGGCAGGCCGTGCCGGCCGCCGGGGCTCCCGACCTGCGGGTCGTGGGCACGCGGGGCTCCGTCGAGAACGAGCCCTCGGACGACGCGGGTGCGGGTGCGCTGCTGGAGGTCGTCGGCCGGCTGGTGCACCGGGCGCGGGAGGCCGGTGAACTGCGCGCCGATGTCACGGTGGCCGATGTGCTGCTGGTGATAGCGACGGCGGCGCCCGCGCTGCCCGACCCGGCGCAGCAGGCGGCGGCCTCGACGCGGCTGCTCGACATCCTGCTCGAAGGGCTGCGGTCCCGGACCGTGTGA
- a CDS encoding sigma-70 family RNA polymerase sigma factor, producing the protein MSVDGREEPRSGGGSEVEAGSPPARQVPAQRDPGGRHARPPGSSGPGGTGGELPPSDGDLIARMRGGDDGAYEELFRRHADSVRRYARSCCRDAHTADDLTAEVFARTLQAVRGGAGPDQSVRAYLLTTVRRVAAAWAKTARREQLVEDFAVFAEQASTGTEGGAALSGLSGLSGLSRDDTLELGADVRAMHEAERSLAMQAFRSLPERWQAVLWHTTVEEASPSAVAPLFGLSANATAVLASRAREGLKQAYLQAHVSSALSEGGDCARYADRLGAYARGGLRMRAERGLRKHLEECVKCRLAAGELQDVNAGIPALLPVAVIGWFAAGYAAKAAGVLAGGAVAAGGAAAAAAGGSAAGAGTAGAAGGAAGGGAAGAGGGAGGSVAAEGLGLPAKAAIAAGIAVAAAAGVVFALAGDDTEPRVRAKPAPGVAAPAVPSAAPAPPVSSAPEAPASAEPDPPAQEPPVAQGSVAPRPGPVPSAAASAAPAPAPSSSPSPSPGREKASPTPSPERPAPKPTPPPPPKPPQGFQLSGLAHSVHGDHSGPELQTWRSGWVWQRHGLEVGGRRFAHGITVNARSSVEITLNRQCTSFSARAGVDGLSLFTDGSVRFSAYADGERVWQSGALGYQDPPAAVQVSLAGRKTLRLVVEQAGPGSLPTLASWADAVLSCR; encoded by the coding sequence ATGAGCGTTGACGGTCGGGAAGAGCCGCGCAGTGGCGGCGGCAGCGAGGTGGAGGCGGGCAGTCCGCCCGCCCGACAGGTGCCGGCGCAGCGCGACCCGGGCGGGCGGCACGCACGCCCCCCGGGCTCTTCCGGACCCGGAGGCACCGGCGGCGAACTTCCGCCGTCCGACGGGGATTTGATCGCCCGGATGCGGGGCGGTGACGACGGTGCGTACGAGGAACTGTTCCGGCGGCACGCCGATTCGGTGCGCCGCTACGCCCGGTCCTGCTGCCGGGACGCGCACACCGCCGACGACCTGACCGCCGAGGTGTTCGCGCGGACCCTGCAGGCGGTACGGGGCGGGGCCGGGCCGGACCAGTCGGTGCGGGCCTATCTGCTGACCACCGTGCGCAGGGTCGCCGCGGCCTGGGCGAAGACCGCCAGGCGCGAGCAACTGGTCGAGGACTTCGCCGTCTTCGCCGAGCAGGCCTCCACGGGTACGGAGGGCGGGGCCGCTCTGTCCGGGCTGTCCGGGCTGTCCGGGCTGTCCAGGGACGACACGCTCGAACTGGGCGCGGACGTCCGGGCGATGCACGAGGCCGAGCGGTCGCTGGCCATGCAGGCCTTCCGCAGCCTGCCCGAGCGGTGGCAGGCCGTGCTGTGGCACACCACCGTCGAGGAGGCGTCGCCGAGTGCGGTCGCGCCGCTGTTCGGGCTGAGCGCCAACGCGACGGCGGTGCTGGCCAGTCGGGCCCGGGAAGGGCTCAAGCAGGCGTATCTGCAGGCCCATGTGAGTTCGGCGCTGAGCGAGGGCGGCGACTGCGCGCGGTACGCGGACCGGCTGGGCGCCTACGCGCGGGGCGGGCTGCGGATGCGGGCGGAGCGGGGGCTGCGCAAGCACCTGGAGGAGTGCGTGAAGTGCCGGCTGGCCGCCGGGGAGCTCCAGGACGTCAACGCGGGCATTCCGGCGCTGCTGCCGGTCGCGGTCATCGGGTGGTTCGCCGCCGGGTACGCGGCCAAGGCCGCCGGGGTGCTGGCCGGTGGAGCCGTCGCCGCGGGCGGGGCCGCCGCGGCTGCCGCCGGCGGTTCGGCCGCGGGGGCCGGGACGGCCGGTGCCGCGGGTGGCGCCGCCGGTGGTGGTGCTGCCGGGGCGGGTGGCGGGGCCGGGGGTTCCGTGGCCGCCGAAGGGCTCGGGCTGCCGGCCAAGGCCGCCATCGCCGCCGGGATCGCGGTGGCCGCGGCCGCCGGGGTGGTGTTCGCGCTGGCCGGGGACGACACCGAGCCGCGGGTCCGGGCGAAGCCCGCGCCCGGTGTGGCGGCGCCGGCGGTGCCGTCGGCAGCTCCAGCGCCTCCTGTGTCTTCCGCGCCGGAGGCTCCCGCCTCGGCCGAGCCGGATCCGCCCGCGCAGGAACCGCCGGTGGCGCAGGGCTCCGTAGCTCCGCGGCCCGGACCGGTGCCCTCGGCCGCGGCCTCCGCCGCCCCCGCCCCCGCGCCCTCCTCGTCCCCGTCGCCCTCCCCCGGCCGGGAGAAGGCCTCCCCCACGCCGTCCCCGGAACGGCCCGCGCCGAAGCCGACACCGCCGCCACCCCCGAAACCGCCGCAGGGGTTCCAGCTGTCCGGGCTCGCCCACTCCGTCCACGGGGACCACAGCGGCCCGGAACTGCAGACCTGGCGCAGCGGCTGGGTGTGGCAGCGCCACGGGCTGGAGGTGGGCGGTCGGCGCTTCGCGCACGGCATCACCGTGAACGCGCGGTCCTCGGTGGAGATCACCCTCAACCGGCAGTGCACGAGCTTCTCGGCGCGGGCGGGGGTGGACGGCCTGTCGCTCTTCACGGACGGCTCGGTGCGGTTCTCCGCGTACGCCGACGGGGAGCGGGTGTGGCAGTCCGGCGCCCTCGGGTACCAGGACCCGCCCGCGGCCGTGCAGGTCTCCCTCGCGGGGCGCAAGACGCTGCGGCTGGTGGTCGAGCAGGCCGGGCCGGGCAGCCTGCCGACGCTGGCGAGCTGGGCCGACGCCGTGCTCAGCTGCCGCTGA
- a CDS encoding ATP-binding protein — protein sequence MRYLILGVTEARDESGAPLPVGGARLRALLAALALRAGRPASVAELVDDVWGDDPPEDAPAALQALVSRLRRALGGRDAVHSAPTGGYLLAAARDDIDLHRFDRLVVQGGQELATDPAAAARTLRTALALWRGPAFADLPEPARAGHAAVAEARRSGALRQRIEADLRSGATAPAALLPEIETLVDDSPYDETLRAQQLRALRAAGRPAEALAAYERTRRALADGLGTDPGPELAALHAELLQPQPQPQPQPQPPPRSPQPRPEGSDTPGAPEAPRGNLRPRLTSFVGREPELTALRADLARLRLVTLTGPGGSGKTRLAEHAAAAHPEAGWIVELARLDQPAAVPGAVLSALGLRESSLVTRETPNPAAADPTTRLVEHCAHRSLLLVLDNCEHVIGAAAELAERLLTHCPGVRILATSREPLGVPGETVRPVEPLPPDPAHQLFADRGASARPGFSPTDDPAAVAEICARLDGLPLAIELAAARLRLLTPRQIADRLDDRFRLLTSGARTVLPRQQTLRAVVDWSWDLLDEAERTVLRRLSVFAGGCDLAAAEAVCADPAHDPSYDPADVLGSLVDKSLVLAEPDQGPGDHRDPGGPGMRYRMLETIHEYAAERAAAHPADARATARRHAAHYLAFAEEAEPLIRSAAQLPWIRRVETELDNLRAALHSTVVENAETEAGERLVFALGWFWWLRNYRTEGAEWTTRTLALTPEVPPEGTPAYWRFMRLLVLDMFLLAESNSAEKFRTSDYRDLATRIKETFRQGSPETTRFPGMLWPATTFLTGTALDFHADLDRSVANCRAHAGEWELGVVLMLRAHVAIDVTGGLPDVDADLAELHELADRVGDRWTRAQVAGAAGEVALSRGRYADARIEYEECLRLAREVGATVEAPFAIARIAETAYCAGDLDDAERLLAEADEESDRYGGVYDVSTFARLLTALVALQRGDDARARAECDRARAEAERFTVPAQLTAGLDTVDAVLTGREQGPVAALAVIGPAMASAVEARCAERVLAGMAEAAALLLADADRPAEAVRALAAATAWRAGHPRSVPESDAVDGLPERTRALLGPDRHRREEEAGAALTPAAVAATLTTAFSGS from the coding sequence GTGCGGTATCTCATCCTGGGTGTCACCGAGGCGCGAGACGAGAGCGGCGCCCCTCTTCCCGTGGGCGGCGCCCGGTTGCGCGCGCTCCTCGCCGCCCTCGCCCTCCGGGCCGGCCGCCCGGCCTCGGTCGCCGAACTCGTCGACGACGTCTGGGGCGACGACCCGCCCGAGGACGCCCCCGCCGCCCTCCAGGCCCTCGTCTCCCGGCTCCGCCGCGCCCTCGGCGGCCGCGACGCCGTCCACTCCGCCCCCACCGGCGGCTACCTCCTGGCCGCCGCCCGCGACGACATCGACCTGCACCGTTTCGACCGGCTGGTGGTCCAGGGCGGCCAGGAACTGGCCACCGACCCGGCCGCCGCCGCCCGCACCCTGCGCACCGCCCTCGCCCTCTGGCGCGGACCCGCCTTCGCCGACCTGCCCGAGCCCGCCCGCGCCGGCCATGCGGCCGTCGCCGAGGCCCGCCGCTCCGGCGCCCTCCGCCAGCGCATCGAGGCGGACCTGCGCAGCGGCGCCACCGCCCCGGCCGCGCTCCTGCCGGAGATCGAGACACTGGTCGACGACTCCCCGTACGACGAAACGCTCCGCGCACAGCAGCTCCGCGCCCTGCGCGCCGCGGGCCGCCCCGCCGAGGCCCTCGCCGCGTACGAACGCACGCGCCGCGCCCTCGCCGACGGCCTCGGCACCGACCCGGGCCCCGAACTCGCCGCCCTGCATGCGGAACTCCTCCAGCCGCAGCCGCAGCCGCAGCCGCAGCCGCAGCCGCCCCCGCGGTCCCCGCAGCCCCGGCCGGAGGGGTCCGACACCCCCGGTGCCCCCGAAGCCCCCCGCGGGAACCTCCGCCCCCGCCTGACCTCCTTCGTCGGCCGCGAACCCGAACTGACCGCCCTCCGCGCCGATCTGGCCCGCCTGCGCCTCGTCACCCTCACCGGCCCCGGTGGTTCGGGCAAGACCCGCCTCGCCGAGCACGCCGCCGCAGCCCACCCCGAAGCGGGCTGGATCGTCGAACTCGCCCGCCTGGACCAGCCCGCCGCCGTTCCCGGCGCCGTCCTCAGCGCCCTCGGCCTGCGCGAGAGCTCCCTCGTCACCCGCGAGACCCCGAACCCGGCCGCCGCCGACCCCACCACCCGCCTCGTCGAACACTGCGCCCACCGCAGCCTGCTGCTCGTCCTCGACAACTGCGAGCACGTCATCGGCGCCGCCGCCGAGCTCGCCGAGCGGCTCCTCACGCACTGCCCCGGTGTGCGGATCCTGGCCACCAGCCGCGAACCCCTCGGCGTCCCGGGCGAGACGGTCCGCCCCGTCGAGCCGCTGCCGCCCGACCCCGCCCACCAGCTCTTCGCCGACCGCGGCGCCTCCGCCCGCCCCGGCTTCAGCCCCACCGACGACCCGGCCGCCGTCGCCGAGATCTGCGCCCGCCTCGACGGTCTGCCGCTCGCCATCGAGCTGGCGGCCGCCCGGCTGCGGCTGCTCACCCCGCGCCAGATCGCCGACCGCCTCGACGACCGCTTCCGCCTGCTGACCAGCGGTGCCCGTACCGTCCTGCCCCGCCAGCAGACCCTGCGCGCGGTCGTCGACTGGTCCTGGGACCTCCTCGACGAGGCCGAACGCACCGTCCTGCGCCGGCTGTCCGTCTTCGCCGGCGGCTGCGACCTCGCCGCCGCCGAGGCCGTCTGCGCCGACCCCGCCCACGACCCCTCGTACGACCCCGCCGACGTCCTCGGCTCCCTCGTCGACAAGTCCCTCGTCCTGGCCGAACCGGACCAGGGCCCCGGCGACCACCGCGACCCCGGCGGCCCCGGCATGCGCTACCGCATGCTCGAAACCATCCACGAGTACGCCGCCGAGCGCGCCGCCGCCCACCCCGCCGACGCCCGGGCCACCGCCCGCCGCCACGCCGCCCACTACCTCGCCTTCGCCGAGGAAGCCGAACCCCTGATCCGCTCCGCCGCCCAGCTCCCCTGGATCCGGCGCGTCGAGACCGAGCTCGACAACCTCCGGGCCGCCCTCCACAGCACCGTCGTGGAGAACGCCGAGACCGAGGCCGGTGAGCGCCTCGTCTTCGCCCTCGGCTGGTTCTGGTGGCTGCGCAACTACCGCACCGAGGGCGCCGAGTGGACCACCCGGACCCTCGCCCTGACCCCCGAGGTTCCCCCCGAGGGCACACCCGCGTACTGGCGCTTCATGCGCCTGCTCGTCCTCGACATGTTCCTGCTCGCGGAGAGCAACTCCGCCGAGAAGTTCCGTACCTCCGACTACCGGGACCTCGCCACCCGCATCAAGGAAACCTTCCGGCAGGGCTCCCCGGAGACCACCCGCTTCCCCGGGATGCTCTGGCCCGCGACGACCTTCCTCACCGGCACCGCCCTCGACTTCCACGCCGACCTCGACCGGTCCGTCGCGAACTGCCGCGCCCACGCCGGGGAATGGGAACTGGGCGTCGTCCTCATGCTCCGCGCCCACGTCGCCATCGACGTCACCGGAGGCCTCCCCGACGTCGACGCCGACCTGGCCGAGCTGCACGAGCTCGCCGATCGCGTCGGCGACCGCTGGACCCGTGCCCAGGTGGCGGGCGCGGCCGGGGAGGTGGCCCTCTCGCGCGGCCGGTACGCCGACGCGCGCATCGAGTACGAGGAGTGCCTGCGCCTCGCCCGCGAGGTCGGGGCCACCGTCGAGGCGCCCTTCGCCATCGCCCGGATCGCCGAGACCGCCTACTGCGCGGGAGACCTCGACGATGCCGAGCGGCTGCTGGCGGAGGCCGACGAGGAATCCGACCGGTACGGCGGGGTGTACGACGTCAGCACCTTCGCCCGGCTGCTCACCGCTCTCGTCGCCCTCCAGCGCGGCGACGACGCCCGGGCGCGCGCGGAGTGCGACCGGGCCCGCGCCGAGGCCGAACGGTTCACCGTGCCCGCCCAGCTCACCGCCGGGCTGGACACCGTCGACGCCGTCCTCACCGGCCGCGAGCAGGGCCCGGTGGCGGCTCTGGCCGTGATCGGTCCGGCGATGGCGAGCGCCGTCGAGGCCCGGTGCGCCGAGCGCGTCCTGGCCGGCATGGCCGAGGCGGCGGCCCTGCTGCTGGCCGACGCCGACCGGCCGGCCGAGGCCGTACGGGCCCTCGCGGCGGCCACCGCCTGGCGTGCGGGCCATCCGCGCTCGGTTCCGGAGAGCGACGCCGTGGACGGCCTCCCGGAGCGGACCCGCGCCCTGCTCGGCCCGGACCGCCACCGCCGCGAGGAGGAGGCCGGCGCCGCGCTCACCCCGGCCGCCGTCGCCGCGACGCTGACCACGGCGTTCAGCGGCAGCTGA
- a CDS encoding MarR family winged helix-turn-helix transcriptional regulator, translated as MSDAVDAIVGQWTAERPDLAAGLWPVEVVARIQRMNRVIDKHLKAFATEHELEVGELDVLFTLCRSGPPYALTAGALIPAAMVTSGAITNRIDRMEAKGLVERVRDGQDRRTVRIRLTERSLALTESLIAEHLRGYAELLAPLDPATRATVAGALRTLLEENGDTSIT; from the coding sequence ATGAGCGACGCAGTGGACGCGATCGTCGGCCAGTGGACGGCGGAGCGCCCGGATCTGGCCGCCGGTCTGTGGCCGGTGGAGGTGGTGGCCCGCATCCAGCGGATGAACCGCGTCATCGACAAGCACCTGAAGGCCTTCGCCACCGAGCACGAGCTGGAGGTGGGCGAGCTCGACGTCCTCTTCACCCTCTGCCGCTCCGGCCCCCCGTACGCGCTGACGGCCGGCGCCCTGATCCCGGCCGCCATGGTCACCTCCGGCGCGATCACCAACCGCATCGACCGCATGGAGGCCAAGGGCCTGGTCGAGCGGGTGAGAGACGGTCAGGACCGCCGCACGGTGCGGATCCGGCTGACCGAGCGGAGCCTCGCGCTGACGGAGTCCCTGATCGCCGAGCACCTGCGCGGCTACGCGGAGCTGCTCGCCCCGCTGGACCCCGCCACCCGCGCCACGGTCGCCGGGGCCCTGCGCACGCTCCTGGAGGAGAACGGGGACACCTCGATCACCTAG